The proteins below come from a single Phycisphaeraceae bacterium genomic window:
- a CDS encoding AtpZ/AtpI family protein yields the protein MGSRIPRSDMSSLGRAWAVGMDLVIYVIAGGLLGFGLDLLFKTRPWLMIVVALLGLASGMLRFIREAMVLNREVTRKAERERDAR from the coding sequence ATGGGCAGCAGGATCCCCAGGTCGGACATGTCGAGCCTCGGCCGGGCGTGGGCGGTGGGCATGGACCTGGTGATCTATGTCATTGCGGGCGGGCTGCTCGGGTTCGGGCTTGATCTGCTGTTCAAGACGCGGCCGTGGCTGATGATCGTTGTTGCTCTGCTCGGCCTGGCGTCGGGGATGCTGCGGTTCATCCGCGAGGCGATGGTGCTCAACCGCGAAGTGACACGCAAAGCCGAGCGAGAGCGCGACGCGCGCTGA
- the atpB gene encoding F0F1 ATP synthase subunit A, translated as MPDAFSAVVAGLTLGASNPLDHVLNHKWIEVNGWIVWSAIQTNLVLTVIIMLVLGSWIAKQIATGPQSDGHDRFVTRNPFAHMVEVICVYLRDKVVRPLLHERTDAFMPFLWTVFFFILINNLLGLIPILDLITLFAPDMVQGEHKAPVGGTATQHLWVTGALALVAGVVINIAGLKALGPVEFVKHLTGGVPFKPMYLPVIAIVFAIEVAGIFIKPIALAIRLFANMTAGHTLLATLAMFVGLAFAANTLLVTVPITAVSAAGMIAIYFLEIFVGFLQAFVFMFLTTVFISLLSHHGEHAEDHAHDHHGHHDVAHA; from the coding sequence ATGCCTGACGCATTTTCGGCCGTGGTCGCTGGCCTGACGCTGGGTGCCTCGAACCCGCTCGACCACGTGCTCAATCACAAGTGGATCGAAGTCAACGGGTGGATCGTGTGGTCGGCCATTCAGACCAACCTGGTCCTGACTGTCATCATCATGCTGGTGCTCGGTTCGTGGATCGCAAAGCAGATCGCCACAGGCCCCCAGAGCGACGGGCACGATCGGTTTGTCACGCGCAATCCATTCGCGCACATGGTCGAGGTCATCTGCGTGTACCTGCGCGACAAGGTGGTTCGGCCGCTGCTGCACGAACGCACAGACGCGTTCATGCCGTTCCTCTGGACTGTCTTCTTCTTCATCCTCATCAACAACCTGCTCGGGCTGATCCCGATTCTCGACCTGATCACGCTCTTCGCCCCAGACATGGTGCAGGGCGAACACAAGGCCCCGGTCGGCGGCACCGCCACGCAGCACCTCTGGGTCACCGGTGCCCTCGCGCTGGTCGCCGGCGTCGTGATCAACATCGCCGGGCTCAAGGCGCTCGGGCCGGTCGAGTTCGTCAAGCACCTGACCGGCGGCGTGCCGTTCAAGCCAATGTACCTGCCGGTGATCGCGATCGTGTTTGCGATCGAAGTCGCGGGCATTTTCATCAAGCCGATCGCGCTGGCCATTCGTCTGTTTGCCAACATGACGGCCGGGCACACGCTGCTGGCCACTCTGGCGATGTTTGTCGGGCTGGCCTTCGCTGCCAATACGCTGCTGGTGACCGTGCCGATCACGGCGGTCTCGGCAGCCGGGATGATTGCGATCTATTTCCTGGAGATCTTCGTCGGGTTCCTTCAGGCGTTCGTGTTCATGTTCCTCACGACGGTGTTCATCAGCCTGCTCTCGCACCACGGCGAACACGCTGAAGATCACGCTCACGACCATCACGGGCATCATGACGTTGCGCACGCGTAG
- the atpE gene encoding ATP synthase F0 subunit C — protein MAQDGAVEGIGKGLGAVGAGLAVIGGALGIGLVGKGAVESIARQPEATGPIGTNMILAAALIEGATLFAVVVGLLTMVL, from the coding sequence ATGGCGCAGGACGGCGCGGTCGAAGGCATCGGCAAGGGCCTCGGCGCCGTCGGCGCAGGCCTGGCCGTGATCGGTGGCGCGCTGGGCATCGGCCTGGTCGGCAAAGGTGCGGTCGAATCCATCGCCCGCCAGCCCGAAGCCACAGGCCCCATCGGCACCAACATGATTCTGGCAGCCGCCCTGATCGAAGGTGCGACGCTCTTCGCCGTCGTCGTCGGCCTGCTGACCATGGTCCTCTGA
- the atpF gene encoding F0F1 ATP synthase subunit B, translating into MNRVLSLLTVLIVMFVSMATVPASAAPEGEKHPPAVLPDAKGGIAPAVTTLIAFAIVFFFLYAKVWPKITKGLEERSAKIREEIAAAEAARKQAKMALDDYEASLSEARAEAQKMLEETKAQQVALAAELRAKADVELNAMRDRAKRDIEAAKRTALNEIYAQSVSLSTTMASKILGRAITPSDQQKLIEDSLAEMQARSN; encoded by the coding sequence ATGAATCGTGTGCTCTCGCTGCTGACTGTGTTGATCGTGATGTTCGTGTCGATGGCGACGGTGCCGGCCTCTGCTGCGCCCGAGGGCGAGAAGCACCCTCCGGCCGTGCTCCCCGACGCCAAGGGCGGCATCGCGCCCGCCGTCACCACACTGATCGCGTTCGCGATCGTGTTCTTCTTCCTGTACGCCAAGGTCTGGCCCAAGATCACCAAGGGCCTCGAAGAGCGCTCGGCCAAGATCCGCGAAGAGATCGCCGCCGCCGAAGCCGCCCGCAAGCAGGCCAAGATGGCGCTGGACGATTACGAAGCCAGCCTCTCCGAAGCCCGCGCCGAAGCCCAGAAGATGCTCGAAGAAACCAAGGCCCAGCAGGTCGCGCTGGCGGCCGAACTTCGCGCCAAGGCCGATGTCGAACTCAACGCGATGCGCGACCGTGCCAAGCGCGACATCGAAGCAGCCAAACGTACAGCCCTCAACGAGATCTACGCCCAGTCGGTGTCGCTCTCGACAACCATGGCCTCGAAGATCCTCGGGCGCGCGATCACTCCCAGCGACCAGCAGAAACTGATCGAAGATTCGCTCGCCGAGATGCAGGCCCGGAGCAACTGA
- the atpH gene encoding ATP synthase F1 subunit delta: MPLIESQPDALATMYARSLFELALEHGGQSLAESIAGQIEDIIELARQDRTFSEFLASRVLPMKARDKSIDRIFNGHVHPLVLNFLRLLNRKGRLSHLPPIGAALDAILQAHFGRVEVDVFTAAPIEERQLNLIRDRLAVVLGRQPVLHAYTEASMIGGMKLRIGDQLIDASIASRLRLMQERLTNRGGAKIRGLGADLIEGSGHQEG; encoded by the coding sequence ATGCCTCTGATCGAGTCACAACCCGACGCGCTGGCAACCATGTATGCCCGGAGCCTTTTTGAACTGGCGCTCGAACATGGCGGACAAAGCCTCGCCGAGTCAATCGCCGGACAGATCGAAGACATCATCGAACTGGCAAGGCAGGATCGGACGTTCAGCGAGTTCCTCGCGTCGCGCGTGCTGCCGATGAAGGCTCGCGACAAGTCGATCGACCGCATCTTCAACGGGCACGTTCACCCGCTCGTGCTCAACTTCCTGCGCCTGCTCAACCGCAAGGGCCGCCTGAGCCATCTCCCCCCGATCGGAGCCGCACTCGACGCGATTCTTCAGGCCCACTTCGGGCGCGTCGAGGTTGATGTCTTCACCGCTGCACCGATCGAAGAGCGGCAACTGAACCTCATCCGCGACCGCCTGGCCGTCGTGCTCGGCCGCCAGCCGGTCCTGCATGCCTACACCGAGGCATCGATGATCGGGGGCATGAAACTACGCATCGGCGACCAGTTGATCGACGCTTCGATCGCCTCGCGTCTGAGGCTGATGCAGGAGAGGCTGACCAATCGAGGCGGAGCCAAGATCCGCGGCCTCGGAGCCGACCTGATCGAGGGCTCTGGCCACCAGGAGGGGTAA
- a CDS encoding phosphoglycerate kinase: MSKKSVTSVDVAGKRVLIRVDFNVPIEGGRITDDRRIAAALPTIRNVIDRGGRAILMSHLGRPEGQGYESKYSLKPVAEKLAALLGKPVAFPSSDCTDAASEQAVAAMNNGDVLLLENLRFHAGEKNGDATFGARIASFGDVYVNDAFGTCHRLDASMVAVPEAMSPGSPRVTGLLVEMEIKFLSGALAAPAKPFVVVLGGAKVSDKMGAIENLLPKADAVLIGGAMAYTFLKALGREVGTSRIETDRLGDAKRAIDLAARENVDLHLPVDHICSTAFAENAGNIEVFDDNIKPGFMGLDIGPKTQMQFGSILTKAKTIVWNGPMGVFEWRPFRVGTRAVATAVAEATDAGATSIVGGGDTAAAVEAFKLADRMSHVSTGGGASLEMLEGRPFAAVELLDRA; the protein is encoded by the coding sequence ATGTCAAAGAAGAGCGTGACCTCGGTCGACGTCGCCGGCAAGCGTGTCCTGATTCGAGTCGATTTCAATGTCCCGATCGAAGGCGGACGCATCACCGATGACCGCCGCATCGCAGCCGCATTGCCCACGATCCGCAACGTCATCGACCGCGGCGGGCGCGCGATTCTCATGAGCCATCTTGGCCGGCCCGAGGGCCAAGGCTACGAATCGAAGTATTCACTCAAGCCCGTAGCCGAGAAACTCGCCGCGCTGCTCGGCAAGCCCGTTGCCTTCCCGTCAAGCGACTGCACCGACGCCGCCAGCGAGCAAGCCGTCGCCGCCATGAACAATGGCGATGTCCTGCTGCTCGAAAACCTCCGCTTCCACGCTGGCGAGAAGAACGGTGATGCAACCTTCGGTGCCCGCATCGCATCGTTCGGCGATGTGTACGTCAATGACGCCTTCGGAACCTGCCATCGCCTCGACGCCTCGATGGTCGCCGTGCCCGAAGCCATGAGCCCCGGCAGCCCGCGTGTGACTGGACTGCTCGTCGAAATGGAAATCAAGTTCCTGTCTGGCGCGCTGGCTGCTCCTGCCAAGCCCTTCGTCGTGGTCCTTGGCGGGGCGAAAGTCTCGGACAAAATGGGCGCGATCGAGAATCTGCTTCCCAAAGCCGACGCGGTCCTGATCGGCGGAGCCATGGCCTACACCTTCCTCAAGGCCCTCGGGCGCGAAGTCGGCACCAGCCGCATCGAAACCGACCGCCTCGGCGATGCCAAGCGAGCCATTGACCTGGCCGCCCGCGAGAACGTCGATCTGCACCTGCCTGTCGATCACATCTGCTCGACCGCATTCGCCGAGAACGCCGGCAACATCGAAGTCTTCGACGACAACATCAAGCCCGGGTTCATGGGGCTGGACATCGGACCCAAGACTCAGATGCAGTTCGGCTCGATCCTGACCAAGGCAAAGACCATCGTCTGGAACGGCCCGATGGGCGTGTTCGAGTGGCGCCCCTTCCGCGTTGGCACCCGCGCCGTCGCCACCGCTGTCGCCGAAGCAACCGACGCCGGTGCGACCAGCATCGTCGGTGGCGGAGACACAGCCGCCGCGGTCGAAGCCTTCAAACTCGCCGATCGCATGAGCCATGTCTCGACCGGAGGCGGCGCCAGTCTCGAAATGCTCGAAGGCCGCCCATTCGCCGCCGTCGAACTCCTCGACCGCGCCTGA
- a CDS encoding DUF1552 domain-containing protein translates to MNNGISRRTVLRGLGVTMALPYLEAMGGLGRSARAAVGATGTPAAAPVRMACIFMPNGVNYAHWAPKGAGREFMLSPTLEPLAGVREHINVLTGLTLDKARANGDGPGDHARSSASFLTGHQARKTAGNDIRIGVSVDQFAARQIGERTRLPSIEIGCENGPAAGNCDSGYSCAYTSNISWRAEDTPVPKLIDPAAVFERLFGDASEASAREARLSRRQSILDFVLDDAKRLEGSLGVNDRRKLDQFQSSVREIEQRVERARAESGEVAMPDVAAPMGIPRRFGEHIDLMYDMMLLAFQMDVTRISTFMLGVDGSNRTLPEIGINEGHHHLSHHQNNEEMIEKIRRIDRFYVERFGHFIAKLSQTPEGEGTLLDNSMILFGCGISDGNRHNHEDLPIILAGRGGGTIDTGRVVGFKRETPLCNLYMSMLDRMGCEVESFGDSTGPLGGLTA, encoded by the coding sequence ATGAATAACGGCATTTCACGTCGAACGGTGTTGCGAGGCTTGGGCGTCACGATGGCGCTGCCGTATCTCGAAGCGATGGGTGGGCTGGGGCGCAGCGCGCGAGCGGCGGTGGGTGCGACGGGTACACCGGCTGCGGCTCCTGTGCGCATGGCGTGCATTTTCATGCCCAATGGTGTGAACTATGCGCATTGGGCGCCCAAGGGTGCCGGGCGCGAATTCATGCTCTCGCCAACGCTCGAACCTCTGGCGGGCGTGCGCGAGCATATCAATGTCCTGACTGGTCTGACGCTTGACAAGGCGCGTGCCAATGGCGATGGGCCTGGCGATCATGCGCGTTCGAGTGCGTCGTTCCTGACCGGGCATCAGGCTCGCAAGACCGCGGGCAACGATATTCGCATTGGCGTGAGCGTCGATCAGTTTGCTGCGAGGCAGATTGGGGAGCGAACACGGCTGCCCTCGATCGAGATCGGATGCGAGAACGGACCGGCAGCGGGCAACTGCGATTCGGGGTATTCGTGTGCGTACACGTCGAATATCTCGTGGCGAGCCGAGGACACGCCGGTCCCGAAGTTGATCGATCCTGCAGCGGTTTTCGAGAGGCTGTTCGGGGACGCCAGCGAGGCTTCGGCGCGCGAAGCGAGATTGAGCCGACGGCAGAGCATTCTGGATTTTGTGCTCGATGATGCGAAGAGGCTCGAAGGCTCGCTCGGCGTGAATGATCGAAGAAAGCTCGATCAGTTTCAATCATCGGTGCGAGAGATCGAGCAGCGTGTCGAGCGGGCGAGGGCTGAATCGGGCGAGGTGGCGATGCCGGATGTCGCGGCGCCGATGGGGATTCCACGCCGATTTGGCGAGCATATTGATCTGATGTATGACATGATGCTGCTGGCCTTTCAGATGGATGTCACGCGCATCAGCACATTCATGCTCGGTGTGGATGGCTCGAACCGCACGCTGCCTGAGATCGGCATCAACGAGGGGCACCACCATCTCTCGCACCATCAGAATAACGAGGAGATGATCGAGAAGATTCGGCGCATCGATCGGTTCTATGTCGAGCGATTCGGGCACTTCATCGCGAAACTTTCGCAGACGCCCGAGGGGGAAGGGACGCTGCTGGACAACTCGATGATTCTTTTCGGCTGTGGCATCAGCGATGGTAATCGGCATAACCATGAAGACCTGCCGATCATACTTGCCGGGCGAGGGGGCGGGACGATTGACACGGGGCGGGTGGTCGGGTTCAAGCGAGAGACGCCGCTGTGCAATCTGTATATGTCGATGCTGGATCGGATGGGGTGCGAGGTCGAGAGTTTCGGCGACTCGACGGGGCCACTGGGAGGGCTGACGGCCTAG
- a CDS encoding DUF1592 domain-containing protein: MSGISGLWAGAMVCMLIASGGVMLGLAWWSPENRAEPIAQPDIQAIELERRLAEDVGPILEAYCVSCHSGAKSKGGVDLSAVRTIKDILASSGDLAMVREMVSTHEMPPADEEEPSSHERLIVVQWLDDALAYIPPDAKIDPGWFTIHRLNRTEYRNTLRDLLGIDPGEVDLAARLPRDDTGYGLDNIADVLSVSPLAIEQYLEASERAIDLALGRIVEIGSKPVPVRPLRGTANGQPQRQGGFLLFSNGAVQGTHEFGATGEYEIRLSAWETKAGDEHARLSVRVDGREVGAFSISGTQAEPEEVSMRVRVRGGLRTVSGFFTNDYWVPNVADRNLAIEWITVAGPLDEETTQRPQAWRSIFGPHRAIEDEAERARAILLAFATRAYRRPATADDVQALMSLYEQSRAGGEGFESAVRLALTACLVSPHFLYRAVDNPDADNVSHVHRLTGTELASRLSYFLWSSMPDEELMAAAIDGSLLEDDTLRSQVRRMLADSKSSVFCENFAGQWLHLRSLDEMAMDTSRFPEFDDELRSAMKSEATMFFADVLKHDRSVLNFIDSDMVFVNDRLAALYGIEGVEGREMRRVELGATSQRGGVLTMGAVLTVTSNPTRTSPVKRGLYVLDQILGMPPPPPPADIPPLEQAALAAAGPGLREQLAAHVANPTCAVCHNRLDPLGLAFENFDAIGRWRTHDEDRPIDASGTLPGGVRIDGAADLKRILLERDEQFIENLSGTVLMYAIGRGLEPFDRPAVRQIARQARASGDTLGAIIEAVVLSETFGSCRGREQAP, encoded by the coding sequence ATGTCAGGTATTTCCGGACTTTGGGCCGGGGCGATGGTGTGCATGCTGATCGCCAGTGGGGGGGTAATGCTCGGCCTGGCGTGGTGGTCGCCTGAGAACCGGGCGGAGCCGATCGCACAGCCGGACATTCAGGCGATTGAACTTGAGAGGCGTCTGGCTGAAGACGTCGGGCCGATTCTTGAAGCGTACTGCGTTTCCTGTCACTCGGGTGCTAAGTCCAAGGGCGGCGTCGACCTGAGCGCAGTGCGCACGATCAAGGACATTCTGGCGTCATCGGGCGATCTTGCGATGGTGCGAGAGATGGTGAGCACGCATGAGATGCCGCCGGCGGATGAAGAGGAACCGAGCAGCCATGAGAGGCTGATCGTGGTGCAATGGCTCGATGACGCACTGGCGTATATTCCGCCGGATGCCAAGATCGATCCTGGATGGTTCACGATTCATCGCCTGAATCGAACAGAGTATCGAAACACGCTGCGCGATCTGCTGGGGATCGACCCGGGCGAGGTTGATCTGGCAGCCAGATTGCCGCGTGACGACACCGGGTATGGGCTCGACAACATCGCGGACGTGCTGAGCGTTTCGCCGCTCGCGATCGAGCAGTATCTCGAAGCCTCGGAGCGTGCGATTGATCTCGCACTGGGTCGAATCGTGGAGATTGGCAGCAAGCCAGTGCCCGTGCGACCTTTGCGAGGCACGGCCAACGGTCAGCCTCAACGGCAAGGCGGATTCTTGTTGTTTTCGAACGGGGCGGTGCAGGGGACGCATGAGTTTGGCGCCACGGGCGAGTACGAGATTCGCCTGAGCGCGTGGGAGACAAAAGCGGGCGACGAGCACGCGAGGCTGAGTGTGCGTGTTGACGGACGCGAAGTGGGTGCGTTTTCGATCTCGGGCACGCAAGCGGAGCCTGAGGAAGTTTCGATGCGTGTGCGGGTTCGTGGCGGCTTGCGAACAGTGTCGGGTTTCTTCACGAACGACTATTGGGTGCCCAACGTCGCGGACCGGAATCTTGCGATCGAGTGGATCACTGTGGCGGGGCCTCTGGATGAGGAGACGACGCAGAGGCCTCAGGCGTGGCGTTCGATCTTTGGGCCGCATCGCGCGATCGAGGATGAAGCGGAGCGTGCGAGAGCAATTCTCCTGGCGTTTGCGACGCGCGCGTATCGCAGGCCTGCGACGGCGGACGATGTGCAAGCACTGATGTCGCTGTATGAGCAGTCGCGTGCGGGCGGCGAAGGGTTTGAGTCGGCGGTGCGGCTCGCGTTGACGGCTTGCCTTGTTTCGCCGCACTTTTTGTATCGTGCGGTGGACAATCCTGACGCTGATAATGTGTCGCATGTGCATCGCCTGACGGGCACTGAACTGGCGAGTCGGTTGTCGTACTTTCTCTGGAGCAGCATGCCTGACGAGGAGTTGATGGCAGCGGCCATCGATGGCTCGCTGTTGGAAGACGATACGCTGCGAAGTCAGGTACGCCGAATGCTGGCGGATTCGAAGTCGAGTGTGTTCTGCGAGAACTTTGCCGGGCAGTGGCTGCATCTGCGGTCGCTCGACGAGATGGCGATGGATACGAGTCGGTTTCCGGAGTTTGACGACGAGTTGCGTTCGGCTATGAAGTCAGAAGCGACCATGTTCTTTGCCGATGTGTTGAAGCATGATCGGAGCGTGCTGAACTTCATCGACTCGGACATGGTATTTGTCAACGATCGGCTCGCTGCGCTGTACGGGATCGAGGGCGTCGAGGGGCGCGAGATGCGGCGTGTCGAACTCGGCGCAACTTCGCAGCGAGGGGGCGTGCTGACGATGGGTGCGGTGCTGACGGTCACGAGCAATCCGACACGGACGAGCCCGGTCAAGCGTGGGTTGTATGTGCTGGATCAGATTCTGGGCATGCCGCCACCTCCGCCTCCCGCCGACATTCCGCCGCTCGAACAGGCGGCCCTTGCGGCTGCGGGTCCGGGTCTGCGTGAACAACTGGCGGCGCATGTTGCCAATCCGACGTGCGCGGTCTGCCACAATCGGCTCGACCCGCTGGGGCTGGCGTTCGAGAATTTCGACGCGATCGGGCGCTGGCGCACGCACGACGAGGACAGGCCGATCGACGCGAGCGGGACGCTGCCCGGCGGGGTCAGGATCGATGGCGCAGCGGATCTGAAGCGGATTCTGCTCGAACGTGATGAGCAGTTCATCGAGAATCTGAGCGGGACGGTGCTGATGTATGCGATCGGTCGCGGGCTTGAGCCTTTTGATCGACCCGCAGTTCGGCAGATTGCGCGCCAGGCGCGTGCGTCGGGCGACACGCTGGGCGCGATCATCGAGGCGGTGGTGTTGAGTGAGACATTTGGCTCGTGTCGAGGAAGGGAGCAGGCACCATGA
- a CDS encoding response regulator transcription factor — MILDCLRRCLAQEPDMRIVGEPTAFESMIDAAVELKPDVLAIDLHSMESDIIDLMEEVSELLPSLRIVVCTSSEDRFTNDSLLNAGASQVVTKSEPLESLIRSIRGRATVPLPAMSNVPVSADGLTHNGHILSDDHAALARLTPREIEVLRLIGEGQSRLQIAEVIFRSPKTVDAHRGSIMDKIGVRDRAHLVRFAIRVGLVTP; from the coding sequence ATGATCTTGGATTGCCTTCGGCGGTGTCTGGCGCAAGAGCCGGACATGCGCATTGTGGGTGAACCGACAGCATTTGAGAGCATGATCGACGCGGCTGTCGAGTTGAAGCCGGATGTGTTGGCCATCGACCTTCACTCAATGGAGTCGGACATCATTGATCTGATGGAGGAAGTCTCCGAACTACTCCCATCGCTTCGGATTGTGGTGTGTACTTCGAGTGAGGACAGGTTCACCAATGATTCGTTGCTCAATGCCGGGGCATCGCAGGTTGTGACCAAGTCTGAACCTCTCGAGTCGCTCATTCGGTCTATCCGGGGGCGTGCAACGGTGCCTTTGCCCGCCATGTCGAATGTGCCAGTGTCGGCCGATGGGCTGACGCACAACGGGCACATTCTGTCAGACGATCATGCAGCCCTTGCCCGATTGACGCCACGCGAGATCGAGGTTTTGAGGCTGATTGGCGAGGGGCAGTCACGGCTTCAGATTGCCGAGGTCATCTTCCGCAGTCCCAAGACGGTTGATGCTCATCGGGGTTCGATCATGGACAAGATTGGGGTACGGGATCGGGCGCATCTGGTGCGTTTTGCGATTCGCGTCGGGCTGGTGACGCCCTGA